The nucleotide sequence TTGACCCGTGGCAAGCTGATGGGCTAGGGTCATGGCTTCTGCCGTAATGATATCGATGTCTAATTGAATGTTAGCATGCGACGATGAAAATGAAACCGCATTGACGTTGTACTCGCCTAGCCTGCCGTCCTTGGTTCGCTTGTCCTCGtcttcccaatcatcttctTTACCGCTCTTGACGACCTCGAAACCGCCGTCGCTCTCATCATCAGAGTCGTCGTCCTTGACTTGCTGTGCCTTTTGagcggccttcttggccttcttgGCAGCCTTTTTATCTGCGGTCTTTTCCTTTGTCTTCTTAGAATCGGCTTTGGATACTGTGTCCTCCATATCGGCATCCTCATCCTCTCCAGCCAAAGCGGCCCGGAGCTCCTCGTCCATTGGCTCATCCATATCGCCATCAAGCTCCTTGAATATATCCTGGTTAAAGAAGGCCCGGGCACGTTTTGACAGCCCCGAATTGTCTGAAGGGGTAGTGTCGAGGTCTGTCAGTAGAGATTTTCTCGGGGCTGTGTCGTCTTCATCATCCGAATCGCCACTGCTTTCCTCCTCAAGCTCGCTGTCGTCGCTGATTTCGTCCGCCTTCTCGTTGTCCGACACACCTTCCCACTCCTCATCGCCATCTCCGTTTCGCGCCTGCCGAGCCTTCTTGGCCCGATATTTGGCGTCCGATGCAGCTTTGCGCTCCCTGAACTGGTCGTACATGTCATCAAGCTCAGTTTCCAGGCGGTCAAGCTCTTCATCGCTCTCGTCGTCTGTTTCGCCCGATGATCCGATACCACTGTCGCGGTCCTTCTTCGCATCTGCTTCACTGGCAACAACCATCTTTCCCTTGGCCAGCCGTCGCATGACGTCTCCCTTTTCGACTGCCCTGAGAGCAAACATGGCGTCCTCACCTTCAGGACCCGCCTGCTCGACACCAATATCCATGGGTGCAACCATGTGCATCTGCATACGAACAATGTCTTTTTGTTTCCGCTCGTTCTCCTTGCGCCGTTCCCGCTTCTTTTTGGTGCTGTTGCGTTCTTTCAGTTTCTCCAACTCGTGTTGTATCCTCATCTCCTCGTCCATAGACTCGATTTTTGCAACCTCCTCGGCGGcagcgacagcagcagcggcctcCTCTTCCTTCTTGACGGACTTCTTGGTAGGGAAGCCTAGCTTTTCCCGGACAGCCAGGCGCCATTTGAGAAGCAGCTTGAACTCTTTCCTTCCCAACACCTTCAAATCAGCGCAGCATGTGCGGATCTCATCTGTCGTCTCTGGCAGCTTTTCCAGCACAGCAAGAGCAACGTCCCCATTCTTTGATTGCTCCAGACTCAACCGGTTTGTGCTGCCCAGAATAGCAATCGGATCGGTAGACTGGATAAACTCGTAAGCCGGAAGCTCCTTGTATTGTGTGTAGTCTCCCTCTTCGTAACCATCACGCTTTCTCTTCTTGATCTCAGGCTTGTAAACCTTAGCCTCGTTATTCGGTGTAGGATCCGCCAGCTCGGCAAACACGGCGCGGGGGTCCAGGAATTTCGGGTCAATGCGCTTGGGAGCCTTGAAGCCCCGGCATACGACGAAAATCTCGGCCGACACATTACGGGAGGACGGTGGCTTTGTCGCTTCGACCTTCTTGAACAGTTGGTTGAAGACCCAGAGCATCGAGTTGTAATCCTTGGACCTGAAGACCTTGGTAACAAACGTTCCGCCTTCAACCAGGAACTCGGTGGCCAGCTTCATGGCCTGCAGCGTTAGCTCGGCCTGGTTGAAAGAATCCTGCACCCAAGCGGTACCGACGTTGGGTGCACCATCGTGTAGAACCGTGTCCGCTTTCCACGTCTTGAGGTGCTGTCTAATCGTCGCCCTGCACTTTTCGGTGGTAATATCGCTCTGAAAGGTTATAACCTTGGGAATCGGCTTGATGGGCGCAAGATCAACTCCGACAATCAAGCTGCTGACTGGCATCACCTCGGCAGCCACTTGACACCATGACTGTGCACCGCAAGGTTTTGTTAGTGACGATACTTGGCTTTTCTATTTCATTATCAGACAATTCGGGGTGAACCAACGCCAGGAGCTGCGCAAAGGTCGAGCAAGACCTTGCTCTTCTCGAGGAAGCCATATTTCTTGTTCAGCTGTATCAACTTGAAAGCGGCACGAGCGCGATATCCCTTCTCCTTGGCGAGCTTGTACCACTTGTCAAGACGACCTTTTCCGTGTTTCTTTTGGATAGCCATGATCGGTCAGTTTTCGCGAATCGTCGCGGGCTGGCGAAAGTGACCTGTTGTCCAAGTTGTTGATCAAAAGTCGGGACGGTTATGCATAGAACTTGGTCCAGCCCCTCCGCGCAATAATTGTCGGCGACAGGGCGGAGGAGACCCGActtctgatttttttttgaccAGGGTCCTCGATAACGGGACGCTGCGACTGCCTCACGTGCTGATAAGAGCTTCGTGCCAGCCGTTTTGTACATGGGTCCCCGCTAAAGGCCAAGGCCCAAAAAGGACTTTACAGGGGTAAGGGGATGTGCTGAGGCTGGAGCTGGCGCCAAGAAACCACTTAAACCCAAAAAGTGGAGTGAGAAGCAAGCTATGTCGCGGCACATCGCGTCTGCACGCGAATTTGCGTGTGGCGTGGACGGAGCACGTCACGACTGATGGACACTGAAAAGCCGTGGGGGCTCCTCTTTCcactgcaaagcttggagcATCATCATCGAGCACATTATTCTACAAGCCCCAATCGAACTCGATTCCAATTGTTTTGGACGATTTAATTAGGTTTGCATCCAAAGCTGCTTATTTTCTGTTATTATTTATCCAATTTCTTATTTACGTCTAGGTCTTTTATGGCCCCCTGAGACGTATACTATCGCACCTCCCTGTCTCCATACGTCCTCGGTACAATGTTCCAGGAAGCTACTCCTCCCCCAAGCAGTCCTGTCTGCGAGGGCAGGAGTAATCAAATGGGACATGTTCCATTCACACAAACTGTTCAAAAGCCTCTAGGCCTGCCGCTAAGGACACCCAGGAAGCTTCAAGGCATcgtcaacagcagcagcccggCATACTGGGCAAACACACCTGCTCCAAGCTCACCGGCCGACCTCGGTCCTTCAACATCACCAACATTGATTCGCGCGGCCCCCGTCACTCGATCATCCAACAATAAGAACAAAGAACGGAAGCCACCCTCTGTTACCCCTCGGAGGTTCACGAGATTCTTCCACGGTCAACGAAAAGTTCCAGCTGTCAGGTGTGCCCTAAACGACATAACCAAGGCCTCGCTTAACGAAGTCGAGCAGCAATCACCATCCCGCCTTGATGGCGACAGAGATATATCCATGGACTCTGGGCTTGCTATCAACAAACGCCCGATAACACATGCTTTGGGCTTTGATTCTGCAGAGCTTGGTCGCGATTTTAAGCGGCAAAATAGGGAACTTGGTCCAGGCCTCCTGAACGTTGGCTTGAGTCAACAATCCCAAAATGCTCCCGAGGCTATATTCAGCACCCCTGAACCTGTCCAAAGAAGTCTTCTGAGCCAGCGAAGCACTGCTGGTCAAATCTTCCAAAGGGAATTAGGGGACATCGATCGCGCATTTGATATTCTGGACTTGGCACATCCCGTCCTGGACTGGAGACACCAAACCGCAGACTTTTGCTCATCTTTTGACTATGTTCACGACACAACTGCTGTTGCCCGGCCAGGTCAGGCCCGGGGTACCATCTTCTCACAGGCAGCATGCAACAGTATGTACATCACCGAACCACTTTACCCTTGGTTATATAAGCTCGCTCCTGCTGGCACTGATTACTAATTTTCTTTCTACATTATTTAGCAAGCAATATGGTGTTCATCGGCGACGACATGGGCGAGGTTCGCCTACTGGATACTGAAACTCCCGGCGATGATGGATTTAAAAAGTGCCACCTGCGATGGACTGCACATGGGAACGCCGTCACCGATGTCGCATTGTCGTCCGATGATCTGCGAGCAGCCACTGCCTCGGCCGACCGGTCTGGTATCGTTTGGGATATGATGACTCAGAAGCCCCTGGCACTCCTCGACTGCGGTAGCTCTGCAAAGTCGATCCGTTTTCAGCCTGGCCAAGGTGTCAGCAATGTCGTCGCAACCAGCACCCGTGACGGCATCGTCCAAATATGGGACCTTCGGTGCAAAAACAGCCGCTATAGCGAGTGGAGCCAGGGTACCGTCGACGAAGAGGAATACCTTCGCGTTGCCAACATCCCGCCATGGAACACGTTCGTTTCGGGGTCTACCGTACCCTGGGCCACCAAGAGCTCCTCCAGCTCTCAATCATCCCGGACCGTGGTGACAGCCCTTGAGTTTCTTCCTGCCGGCAAGGAGCATCTGGTGATATCATCTTGCGAAGCAAACGCTACCATAAAGCTCTGGGACATTCGCGCCATCCGCCATCAGCTCGAAGCCAACAACAACGCAAGCAAGCCCCTATCATGCGTCGCCCCTCCACCTAGCCACAAGGCCTCGCGCAACTGGGGCATTAGCTCCATGACCCTTGGTACCGACGGAGCACGCCTCTACGCCCTCTGCAAGGACAACACGGTGTATGCGTATTCGACGGCGCACATGGCTCTGGGCCACGTCCCCGAGCTGGAGCAGCGCCACAACCCTTTGCCTCGGAGGAACGCGGCGGTCCACCAGGGGCTCGCCCCGTTGTATGGCTTCCGCCATGCGCTTTTCACCTCGCCAACCTTCTTCGTCAAATGCGCCATACGCCCCGCCCGAGACGGCCGCTCGGAGCTGCTGGCAGTTGGCAGCGGACACGGCACACCTGTGCTTTTCCCCACGGACGAGCGCTACTTGCACTCACAGCCAACAGCCGCCTCTTGGTCCTCATCGGTCAAGGATCGCACCGACGCCAAACAGGACAAGGCCTGGACCGACGAAGGTTCCTGGGGCTTCCCCGCCAACACGAAGCACCTGGCCCCGCGCGCCGGCGAGACGACGCCCATTTATACCAGCGGCACTCCGCTGATTCACGGTCACGGTAAGGAGGCGACCTCGGTCTCTTTCACCCGCGACGGCCGCCTGGTTTCGGCGTCGGACGACTTTACAGCCCGCGTCTGGGCCGAGGACCGTGAACAGGCCAAGCAGCTGCGCTGTGGCGGCTGGACCGGCGGTCAGCGCTGGGGTTGGGGCTGGGCAAGCGTGGAAATGGACCTTGATCAGGATGAAGTCGAGGACGAGTTTTGATCGGGGTTTTCTCGCCATGATGGAGcctttcttgtttcttttgtttgtggGATAACCATCACACTGTACCAGCCTGGGCTTGGGAGATTTGATGTTGCATTTGCATAATGGTGCGTGCATTGTTTGGAGTTTAGGTCTGCTTTGAGAAACGGGCTTTGGTGTATGGGAGTTTTCAAATGGGCATTTGCTCTTGATGTTTGTGGATCATAGGTCATTGAATAGGCCAATACTTTGCAACAGTCGGCATACCGCATTGCTTGGAGCAATTAGCACAAGTATGATTAGATAGTTAGGTAGATATATACAAGCGCAATGGTGCTGTCATGTCGTAGTCACCACCTCGAAATGTGGGAAGTTGGTTCTTACTGCCTGGTATCGGAGGGAAGCGTGAACGAGGAATCCTGCGAGTGCATAAAATCTAGGTGTCAATGCGTATACATGGGTATCTTGTGCTATTGTTGCGTATTAGGTgtaaagggaaaaaaaccgCCAACTCCAGTCTCGTCATCACATAACCAATCCAACAGTTCTAAACTAGAGAGTCCCATTGGGTATCTACAGGCGAAGCTTCCGCAAAACTGACCGCAAACCCAGACACTGAAGCACGCTCACTGCCATAAGACATCTCTCAGGTGGCATCACGATCCTGCTTCTTGGATTTCTTGCCAACGCCAATGGTCGCCGCCTTTCTCTTCAACGTCGCCTTGGCCGAACGCTCTTTGGATACTGCGATGCTATCCCTGAGCCGACCCGAGGCCAGAATCTCGGTCCAGGACTTGCTGAAGTTGCGCTGGGAGGTCGTCTCTTTGCCCGCATTGACGTCGGCGCAGACGCTGTGGACGCCACCCCCGCCGAAAAAATGACCACTGGTGGTGTTGGGCAGTAGGCCAAGCCTCGCGGCTTCGGGCCATATTCCCAGGTCATTCTTTGCCTCCGCTGACTAGGCGATAGACGACGGGCCTGGGGTGGGGGGCAGGTTGCTACTGGGACTTAGACCGGGCTGTACGCCTGTCGTTGCTGGCGTGCCACAAATCCTGTCGAGATCTTCGATGATATGAATCAGGGATTCGAAAATGCACTTGGCTTCCCGTACTACGTCGTCCAGTCTAGCCGGGGTGAGCGAGGCCTCTGCTGTCTCTATGCGGCTCTTGAACGCTTCTTTGAGATCCTCGCCGTCCCGCTCCGTCGAAAAGTGCAGAAAATCAAGTGGTAGCCTGTGCCCGCCATCACCATCAAGGAAACGAACACACGAGGGATGCTCGCCTTCGTTGTCTGCAAATCCTGGATCTTCTATGGCGGTTCGTCCTGAGACGGACTGTCGTTGACTTGGGGCTATTCGTCCTGGGTTCGCCGCCCAAAATGGTAGGTCTGGGTCACCGACAGCGTTTTCGAGAGTTGCCCGCATGAACCGCCCGCCCGAGAAAAGCGCCATGTACATGACCCATCCGTAAGCAAGCAAAACGTGCGGGTTTTCACAAACCGACTCGTTCATGTGTCTGACCATGTGCGCAAGTGCACCATCACCCGTCGTGATGGCGCGTACCTCGGCCGTTACTTCGTCCCTGGACCAGCCCGTCAGAGCGCGGATGTCTGCCACCAGCCTCGGCGTCCGTTCCAGCTTGGGATCGTGCATATCAGCCAGAAGTTCCCGAGTCCTCTTGTTGGACTTTGTCTTTGTGGAAAATGGCCAGGGGAAGGTAGGTTGCTTGTGGTTTATCCTTCCAAGTGGAATCATCTTTGCCCAGAACAGGTCGTCTGACTTTTCATTGTCTAGCCTTTGATAGTCGAGTATTTGCCGCCATAATGACTCAAAGGCAATGTAGATAGAGGCTATGTGTAGTATGCCCGAAGTGTATAGTGAAGGGTTTTGCGCTCTTGGTGGAAGCGCCAATGGTAGTCGATCCAGTATAAGCTTATTAAGCGTTCGATGTACTAGCCTAGTGGAAGCATTGATCTTCTTGCCCAAGCCTTTGTTGGCGTCCTCTTTGGAAGAGTCTGGAAGAGCCATGGGTGACGGCGATGTAAGTGGGCGACGAGGATCTGAGCGCCTTGTCCAGGGTATGTAGGCTTTCAGGCAAAGGGGAACCCTCTTATGCAGAGGCCCTTGACAGAGATGGTAGCGGGTTGGACCAAAATCTGAAGAGTTGAATAAACAAAACTGCCAAGTTCTACAATATAAGCAAGTTGAGAGCCGTGGAAAAGGATGTAAGGAAATAGGTTCAGGTGATTTGTTGCTACATTAAAATCGATCTGGGGGAGGGGGGGTCTGTAGTATGATCGATTTTGACGGCCGTGAATACTGTTTTTTGGAGAGAGAAACTGCGGGGAGCAGATAAAATGATGGGCCCTGCGAAAGGTCTGGACCGGCTGGCTGGTTGCTTGCAATAAAACAAAAGGAAGGAGcgataccaaaaaaaataaaataataataataataataataactcTACAAAAGTACCCCAGTGGAGGCAACGACACCCCTTGACTGAGCTAGCGTGAAGGAGAGTCCGATGAACTAGAAAGGAGCCCTCTGCAGCCCTAGGGACGGGACGGGAAGTAACAATGTGGTGATGCGATCGAAAATGTGATGACGAAAGCAGCCAAGAGGCAAGAGAATGGATGGCATACGTAGGTacatacatacctaggtacagaTAAGAATACCTAGGAAGAGAAGCGGGCTGAAGATAataagagggaaaaaaagagattggTGTCTTTCTTGTTTTGTTCAGATAAAGAATACATCAGTGGCAACCAACGCAATCATCCCTAATTTTTTTGCCTGTTTTACCGGGTCTGACTGAAGGGCGAAACGGCTGTTTGTTTTGCCCGGCCTGCCTACTTGGGAACCATTGCCGCGAACCGTAGAACGAAAACGAACGTGGACATTTTCCCGGTAATCCTAACTGTGCCCGGCAGCGCTGGAGCTGGTAAGCAGACCCTTAGTGGTTTTGGCCTTCCCGTGGGCGGGGAGGTTGCTCCAGACCCGTGGCTTTCCATTGGCGCTGGcaaagagagaagaaaacgATTGTGGCGAGTGAGCGGATTAGTAAACAAGTTGAGAGGACTCCATGTTGATGTCAACAATGGACCTGGAAGAGAGATCATGAATGTCGGTCGacggataaaaaaaattgatATGTTCAGACTTTACTTTTGCCGGCTCCAGTCTCCTCTGCTTCTTTTTCGCCAGGGTGGATGCAGGAATAAAGAAAACATGGACATCAGAAGAAATGGCATCTGCGCATCGAAAAGCCCCTTGAGCTCATTCATGTTAGCCCGATCCAAGGGAAGGGTTTAGCACTCGGTGTTAGCGCTTCATGCATCAGATCGACCGATCGCACCTCAGCTGATGAAAAGTTGGCCGTGACAGGTGGGTCCTAGAGACCCCCCACCGGCCAGTCCAGACTACTGTACGCTGTATGACCGCTGTGACCTTAGCTGTAGGTATGTATTCCTTCAGTCGGGGTTGAGCGGAGTTGATAATCGGAGTCTTCTTTTGTGAATAATACAAAGTCTCTTTTGGACGCATCTGATACTCGATGCATTATGCACCCAATATTCCATGCATCTGATAGTGGATATGCCATGCACTGAGTCCATCCACCCTCACCTAGGCCTGCGTATGGTGAGTGCAATGCAGCAACGACTGGCAGATCACAGTCACAAGAACGCGATCACTACAACATTATCGTCATGGAACACATCACTGCTTGGATACATAGTCAAATTGAATGAAAATCGTCCGAAAAGGGCTATATCATGCTTAGCGCTGATTATGCGAACCTCACTCTAGAGCTAGATCTAGTGTCTGACCGCTGACACAAAACCTTCCAGATAAAAAGACCCAATATATACAAATATGCGCCATATAAAACAATGCAGATGCCCGTGTCCTCTTTGAACTAAAGAAAATGTCATATAGTGACCCCTGAGGAGGACCAATCATATATCTAACCCACTTCTCGGTGGGCTTAGACGGCAATCGAGCTGCTacctgatgctgctgccgcctccTCTCGCCTGCGATCTCGGACcgactcgtcgtcctcgtgaCTTTCGTGATTGATAAACACAAAAGAGAGCAACACTATCGCAGCTCCGACCCAGTATATCCAGCTCGAAAATTGCTGGTACTGAATCATCTCGCCGATGAGAGACAGAGGAATTGTGAGTGACAAGCCCACCGTCACCACGAGGGGCGTGGTGAGCAGCATGGCGTATGCCCATGACATGTCGCTCACGAACGACGATAATGAGTTGGCCTGTTTGTTCAGCGACTGTAAGTTTTGGTGCACAGACGGAGGAGTAAATTCATGCATGGCATTGATCAACTTACAATAATAATTGCCCATATCTTCCCGCTTGGGGGTAATTGGAACTGTTATGAAAGCCGTGAGGGATTAGTCATCTGGACATCTGAGAGAACACACCCACCAACATGCGTACAACCACGTTAGACTCGACACTTACAGTCTCTATCCCAGTAAAATGCAAAAAGATAAACATGGGCCACAGGAGCAGCAAGTTCAACAGGCTCACAAGCCCAAAGAACAGGGGCATATTAACCCTGTCCTCGTTGCCCACCCGCCTCTTCATAACCGTAACGTATAGACCGTAGATGATGGCGCTGACAAATGCCATCGAGTCCCCGATGGCGATCTCGAGCTGAGACTTATGCGGAAAGTTACCCCTGTCCTCGTCGCTGCGTCCGCTCAAGTCCACCGTGGAGATGAGCACCACGCCCGCGAGACTGGCCATGACCCCGGCCAGCTTGCGCAACGAAAACCCTTCGACGCCCATGACGGCGCAAAAGATGAGCGTCCAGACGCTGCTGGTCGAGGTCAGAATCGTCACACTGCCGACGCTCGTATACTCGAGGCAGGCCGAAGCAAAGTAGTTGGCCACGAACCAGAGCATGCTGAACTCGAGGCTCAGCCACGCCGTGCCCCTAAAGTCGAGCCGCTCCTCGCGCGCTTCAATAGCGCCCTCGAACGACTCCAGGCTGGGCTCGTCATCCACCAGAAGcctctcctcgtcctcgctgcCGTCCGCCTCGCCCCCTGTCTGCTTCGATTGGCCTCTGGGGGGACCCGCCCTGAGCCCGCATCGcttctgctccctccacAGCTCCACGGCCGCGTTGCGCAGCCCGTCTATGCCGTTCTTTTGTATATATTTGATAACCATGGGTATTAAAGAGAGCGCAAATACGGACGAGTTGCAATACACCACGAAGAAGGGTTTGCTGTATGTGTTGTCGGAGAAAATATACTAGAGCCAAGCAGCACAAACAGGTCAGCGTCACTGCCTCTCACCCGCAAAGCTGCTATTTCTGCCAATGAATGGGAGGCGCATAGAACTCACACTGGCAAGAAAGTTCGAAACAGTCCATAAGAGCACCGTCACCGACAACAGCATAATCCCCAGCGTCCTGCGCGCAAACTTGGCCAGGCCAAACCTCTTCAGCAGGTTACCGGCGCCCCTGGGCGCCGCAGCGTCCTCCAACATCCTGCCGGTCGACAGCGACCTCGTCCTCCGCGTCGATGACTGTCGGCTGTGTTGTGGTACACGATCTCTGGAGGCGGCCAGGTCCGTCGCAAGTGCCGGTTCCGCCGCCATCCTGTTGCTTGCGATTCCCGACGTATTGTTGGGGGATCGGTGGGTTCAAAGCAAAGATGAGCCCCGTATCAACGGCGGTTCCGCGTCTTTGGAGCCAAGCAAAGATTTCGCAATCATGAATCCGTCCGCCGTTGGATGTTCATTCGGATCGGTTGTGGTCGTCCCCCGAGTCGAAGTTGCCGGGAATGAGTTTTGGTGTCCGAACCCGCTTTTTTGTTACGTCAGTTCGCCGTGGGACACGAATTGCGAATTGATACTGTCGCGATCTGTCACCTTTGGTGTCGGGTAGATGAAGCGTCGTCGTAAGCGTCCCCAAAATACAGCACGCTAATATTAGACCATGCGAAGGCAAAGGGAACGATTGAATTTTCTGCAGCGGATTCGTTCTGCCATCTCGTCATCGGTCAGGAAACCGGAGATCTCATAGGCACCGAACAATTTGGTTTGATTTGATCCCCCCAAGGCTACTACAGTAAACGTTGGGAACCCACCCCTGGTCAAGTTGTAGACTAGCACAGGGGTGTTTTACTGTTTCAGCCGGCGACCTGGCCTGGTTTTCTTGGTCGCGTGTTTAAACGGCGGTACTAAGGCGGCCTGCCTTTCGTTCCAAGTCAGGACCTCCCGACTGACTTGACGACGTAATACctaggtaaaaaaaaaaaaaaaaaaaaaaaaaaaaaactgtacAGTACAGAGTAACCTTGGGTTGGACGTTGTACCGGTAGGCTACACGCCTACCTGTTCATTGCTGGGGCTTCCACATTGGACGAATCACTGACGTTGCCCAAATCGCTGGCGCAGATTTCCCGGTGTATGGTGGGACGACAGGGCGCGCCACAGCAAGCACGGGACGACGGTAGTCCCAAGGGCCACGGCACATGCTGGCCCCACCAGTAAGACATCCATCTCTGGGCGCTCCGGCCGCGATTCCCGCTGTTAGATCTGAACTTAGTTTGGTGCTGGTAACAATTAATGTAGCCTGTAGCTGCTCCCTTCCTCTCTCTCCCAAGGCTagtgaggtaggtaggtacctagtcgAATGAAGGCCTCATAAAAGCATGCAGTCGCATGCAATTTGTTGATTTATGCATTCGCCGACCGCTCATTTGAACAACCACGGGCCAATACGATGCGATTCCTTATACTATCTTGTCCCGTTTTGTATAGGGGCAAAGTAAAATCCCCGCTTGACCAATGTGGCTCATTGCGGAACAATCAAGCTTTAGATCGTGTGCGGCAGGTTCATCGAGACGGGATGATAGAAGTATCGCACGGCAAAAAGCCTCAATTTTTTCCTGGAATGCGTGGGACCCCCGCGCAACCgttgtttcttttgcttaCCACGGGTAAAAAATGAGAAGAACAGACCAAAGCAGTCGCGTGTGATGTATGGTACATTGCTTCTTGGGATCAGCAGTCCAAGAGATATCGAGTACACGTGAAAATTCTAGAAAACCATCCCGGTGATGCAGCTGGAAACGACAAAAGAATCAAGCTATCTGACCCAATGAACATGGTCTGTCTATTGTCGCCAAGTCGAGCTCAGGCTCGTCGAAAAAGCACGCTGAAATATCCAAAAGGCTATACTTTAGCAGGCGCATCCATCCCTGTCGTTGTCGATGTGAATGTTGATGGGGTCCTGGAAGTCGCCGCTGAACTCTTCCGACTCCTCCTGGGCCAAGGCATTCCGGGCAATGACTGATAGGCAGACAATGTCAGTATTGGATTGGTAGGGTCATGTATTCACCAATCGTGACGGAACCGTCACACTCACCTTCAAAAGCTTGCTCTACGTTGATGGCCTCCTTTGCACTTGTCTCAAAGTACGGAATGCCGCCTTTCGACTGGCAAAAGGTCATGGCGCGTTTAGTTGAAATCTGCAAACCGTGTTAGCCTTCGTCTCGCAACATATCCAACAATCCTTCAAAGAACGGTTATTACTTACCACCCGTTTGCTCTCCTCGACATCAATCTTGTTTCCCAGCACAACCTGAACCAAACGCGTTAGTCTTGTTCCATCTGGACGCATGTAAACAAGTATGTTCTTACAAATGGAAAGTTGTCGGGGTCCCGCGGTGAAGCTTGGATCAAAAACTCATCACGCCAGCTGTCAAGGGCGTCAAAGCTCTTGGAGTTGTTGACGTCAAAGACGAGCACACAGCAGTCCGCTCCA is from Pyricularia oryzae 70-15 chromosome 2, whole genome shotgun sequence and encodes:
- a CDS encoding Ras-like protein Rab7, with product MSSRKKVLLKVIILGDSGVGKTSLMNQYVNKKFSASYKATIGADFLTREVLVDDRQVTMQLWDTAGQERFQSLGVAFYRGADCCVLVFDVNNSKSFDALDSWRDEFLIQASPRDPDNFPFVVLGNKIDVEESKRVISTKRAMTFCQSKGGIPYFETSAKEAINVEQAFEVIARNALAQEESEEFSGDFQDPINIHIDNDRDGCAC
- a CDS encoding AdoMet-dependent rRNA methyltransferase SPB1 yields the protein MAIQKKHGKGRLDKWYKLAKEKGYRARAAFKLIQLNKKYGFLEKSKVLLDLCAAPGSWCQVAAEVMPVSSLIVGVDLAPIKPIPKVITFQSDITTEKCRATIRQHLKTWKADTVLHDGAPNVGTAWVQDSFNQAELTLQAMKLATEFLVEGGTFVTKVFRSKDYNSMLWVFNQLFKKVEATKPPSSRNVSAEIFVVCRGFKAPKRIDPKFLDPRAVFAELADPTPNNEAKVYKPEIKKRKRDGYEEGDYTQYKELPAYEFIQSTDPIAILGSTNRLSLEQSKNGDVALAVLEKLPETTDEIRTCCADLKVLGRKEFKLLLKWRLAVREKLGFPTKKSVKKEEEAAAAVAAAEEVAKIESMDEEMRIQHELEKLKERNSTKKKRERRKENERKQKDIVRMQMHMVAPMDIGVEQAGPEGEDAMFALRAVEKGDVMRRLAKGKMVVASEADAKKDRDSGIGSSGETDDESDEELDRLETELDDMYDQFRERKAASDAKYRAKKARQARNGDGDEEWEGVSDNEKADEISDDSELEEESSGDSDDEDDTAPRKSLLTDLDTTPSDNSGLSKRARAFFNQDIFKELDGDMDEPMDEELRAALAGEDEDADMEDTVSKADSKKTKEKTADKKAAKKAKKAAQKAQQVKDDDSDDESDGGFEVVKSGKEDDWEDEDKRTKDGRLDIDIITAEAMTLAHQLATGQKSSHDVIDDGFNKHAFKDREGLPEWFLDDETKHDKPQKPITKAAAAAIKEKMRAFNARPIKKVREAKGRKKMKAAQRLEKLKKKSDLLVNEEGMTEKEKAESIAKLLRKATKKKPKQAVKVVVAKGANRGIKGRPQGIKGRYKIVDPRMKKEMRALKRVAQKAKKRR
- a CDS encoding WD repeat-containing protein; protein product: MFQEATPPPSSPVCEGRSNQMGHVPFTQTVQKPLGLPLRTPRKLQGIVNSSSPAYWANTPAPSSPADLGPSTSPTLIRAAPVTRSSNNKNKERKPPSVTPRRFTRFFHGQRKVPAVRCALNDITKASLNEVEQQSPSRLDGDRDISMDSGLAINKRPITHALGFDSAELGRDFKRQNRELGPGLLNVGLSQQSQNAPEAIFSTPEPVQRSLLSQRSTAGQIFQRELGDIDRAFDILDLAHPVLDWRHQTADFCSSFDYVHDTTAVARPGQARGTIFSQAACNTSNMVFIGDDMGEVRLLDTETPGDDGFKKCHLRWTAHGNAVTDVALSSDDLRAATASADRSGIVWDMMTQKPLALLDCGSSAKSIRFQPGQGVSNVVATSTRDGIVQIWDLRCKNSRYSEWSQGTVDEEEYLRVANIPPWNTFVSGSTVPWATKSSSSSQSSRTVVTALEFLPAGKEHLVISSCEANATIKLWDIRAIRHQLEANNNASKPLSCVAPPPSHKASRNWGISSMTLGTDGARLYALCKDNTVYAYSTAHMALGHVPELEQRHNPLPRRNAAVHQGLAPLYGFRHALFTSPTFFVKCAIRPARDGRSELLAVGSGHGTPVLFPTDERYLHSQPTAASWSSSVKDRTDAKQDKAWTDEGSWGFPANTKHLAPRAGETTPIYTSGTPLIHGHGKEATSVSFTRDGRLVSASDDFTARVWAEDREQAKQLRCGGWTGGQRWGWGWASVEMDLDQDEVEDEF